Proteins encoded by one window of Lathyrus oleraceus cultivar Zhongwan6 chromosome 1, CAAS_Psat_ZW6_1.0, whole genome shotgun sequence:
- the LOC127094920 gene encoding uncharacterized protein LOC127094920, whose product MRTVKIQSLKRDYENERMKENESLNEYFNRLSELVNQMKSHGDTIDDRRIVDKILISLTEKFDPIVVVIEETKDLSTIGESSRGEADLEEAWAEEETREEEEEARMAEDGMKEHQINGAKSDCRFVNQQHASFAEGENDEGNLFFACQKAFQEDKNVWYLDNGCSNHMPGKKEAFVNIDYSFGSKVKFGNGEHVEVKRKGIIGVTTKQGSKVIHDTLYVPELDENLLSIGQLLEHGYPLNFENRECIIFYSKRRNVAIKFKTFVEKQSGRFIKMLRSDRGKEYTSNEFHKFCEDEGVEIQLTVGYTPQQNDVSERKNQTVMEMAKSMLLEKGSPKTFWPEAVNTAVYLLNRCPTKVV is encoded by the exons ATGAGAACTGTGAAAATTCAATCTCTTAAGAGAGACTATGAAAATGAAAGAATGAAAGAGAATGAGAGTTTGAATGAATACTTTAATAGACTCTCTGaattggtgaatcaaatgaagTCACATGGAGATACAATAGATGATCGCAGAATTGTTGATAAAATTTTGATTAGTTTGACAGAAAAATTTGATCCTATAGTGGTTGTTATAGAAGAAACTAAGGACCTATCAACTAT AGGTGAGTCTTCTAGAGGTGAGGCGGATTTGGAAGAGGCATGGGCAGAGGAAGAAACTCGCGAGGAAGAGGAAGAGGCGCGAATGGCGGAAGATGGCATGAAGGAGCATCAAATAAATGGTGCAAAATCT GATTGTCGTTTTGTCAATCAACAACATGCTTCATTTGCAGAAGGAGAAAATGATGAAGGTAATTTGTTCTTTGCTTGTCAAAAAGCATTTCAAGAAGATAAAAACGTGTGGTATTTGGATAACGGTTGTAGCAACCATATGCCCGGAAAGAAAGAAGCTTTTGTAAACATTGATTATTCATTTGGCTCAAAAGTTAAATTTGGAAATGGAGAACATGTTGAAGTAAAACGAAAAGGCATCATCGGAGTTACAACAAAGCAAGGAAGCAAAGTCATTCATGACACTCTTTATGTGCCAGAGTTGGATGAGAACTTGCTAAGCATTGGACAACTTTTGGAGCATGGCTATCCTCTAAATTTTGAGAATCGTGAGTGCATAATTTTTTATTCAAAGAGAAGAAATGTTGCTATT AAGTTCAAAACTTTTGTTGAGAAACAAAGTGGTAGGTTTATAAAAATGTTGAGAAGTGACAGGGGGAAGGAGTACACCTCGAATGAATTTCACAAATTTTGTGAAGATGAAGGTGTTGAAATACAGCTCACTGTTGGCTATACACCTCAGCAAAATGATGTATCTGAAAGAAAGAACCAAACTGTGATGGAGATGGCGAAGTCTATGCTACTTGAGAAAGGTTCGCCTAAAACCTTTTGGCCTGAGGCTGTTAATACTGCTGTGTATTTGCTGAATAGATGTCCAACAAAGGTTGTATAG